Proteins from a genomic interval of Lemur catta isolate mLemCat1 chromosome 17, mLemCat1.pri, whole genome shotgun sequence:
- the PABPC1L gene encoding polyadenylate-binding protein 1-like produces MNFEVIKGQPIRMMWSQRDPGLRKSGVGNIFIKNLEDSIDNKALYDTFSTFGNILSCKVACDEHGSRGFGFVHFETHEAAQNAISTMNGMLLNDRKVFVGQFKSRREREAELGARAMEFTNIYVKNLQADVDEHGLQELFSQFGKMLSVKVMRDNSGHSRGFGFVNFEKHEEAQKAVVHMNGKDVSGQLLYVGRAQKRVERQNELKRRFEQMKQDRLNRYQGVNLYVKNLDDTIDDEKLRKEFSPYGVITSAKVMTEGGHSKGFGFVCFSSPEEATKAVTEMNGRIVGTKPLYVALAQRKEERKAILTNQYMQRLSTMQALGSPFLGSFQQPASYFLPAVPQPPAQATYYGSSPVPPAQPAPRWTAQPPRPSSSQAAYPPAASMVRPLGIPRRPPGHISSVRQASTQVPRPVPHTQRVANIGTQTTGPSGAGCFTPGRPPPPYKCSSATHHTSRVQEPAVHVPGQEPLTASMLAAASPQEQKQMIGERLYRLIHGIHTQLAGKITGMLLEIDNSELLLMLESPESLHAKVEEAVAVLQAHQALEPMH; encoded by the exons ATGAACTTTGAGGTGATCAAAGGCCAGCCCATCCGCATGATGTGGTCCCAGCGGGACCCAGGACTTCGCAAGTCAGGTGTGGGCAACATCTTCATCAAGAACCTAGAGGACTCCATCGACAACAAGGCTTTATATGATACCTTCTCCACCTTTGGGAACATCCTCTCTTGCAAG GTGGCGTGTGACGAGCATGGCTCCCGAGGCTTCGGCTTTGTTCATTTTGAGACCCACGAAGCGGCACAGAACGCCATCAGCACCATGAATGGGATGCTGCTGAATGACCGCAAAGT TTTTGTTGGCCAGTTCAAGTCCCGACGGGAGCGGGAGGCGGAGCTGGGGGCGCGGGCCATGGAGTTCACGAACATCTACGTGAAGAACCTCCAAGCGGATGTCGATGAGCACGGCCTGCAGGAGCTCTTCTCCCAGTTTG GAAAGATGCTGAGTGTGAAGGTGATGAGGGACAACAGTGGCCACTCCCGGGGCTTTGGCTTTGTCAACTTTGAGAAGCATGAGGAAGCCCAGAAG GCTGTGGTCCACATGAACGGGAAGGACGTGAGCGGGCAGCTGCTGTACGTGGGCCGGGCCCAGAAGCGGGTGGAGCGGCAGAACGAGCTGAAGCGCAGGTTCGAGCAGATGAAGCAGGACCGGCTGAACCGTTACCAG GGCGTGAACCTGTATGTGAAGAACCTGGATGACACCATCGACGATGAGAAACTGAGGAAAGAGTTCTCTCCCTATGGAGTGATTACCAGTGCGAAG GTGATGACAGAGGGTGGCCACAGCAAGGGGTTTGGCTTTGTGTGTTTTTCCTCCCCAGAAGAGGCGACAAAGGCCGTGACAGAGATGAACGGGCGTATTGTGGGCACCAAGCCACTATACGTGGCGCTGGCCCAGCGCAAAGAGGAGCGGAAGGCCATCTTGACCAACCAGTACATGCAGCGCCTATCCACCATGCAGGCCCTGGGCAGCCCCTTCTTGGGATCCTTCCAGCAGCCCGCCAGCTACTTCCTGCCCGCCGTGCCCCAG CCTCCAGCGCAGGCTACGTACTACGGTTCCAGCCCTGTGCCACCCGCCCAGCCTGCCCCCAGGTGGACGGCCCAGCCACCTAGACCTTCAT CGTCACAAGCTGCCTACCCTCCAGCTGCCTCCATGGTCCGGCCACTAGGCATTCCTCGGCGTCCCCCGGGCCACATCAGCAGTGTCAGGCAGGCCTCCACCCAGGTGCCACGCCCAGTGCCCCACACCCAAAGAGTGG ccaatATTGGTACCCAGACCACCGGACCCAGTGGGGCAGGATGCTTTACACCAGGGCGGCCTCCCCCTCCATACAAATGTTCTTCAGCAACACACCACACCTCTCGG GTCCAGGAGCCCGCGGTGCACGTCCCCGGACAGGAGCCCCTGACTGCGTCCATGCTGGCTGCCGCGTCCCCACAAGAGCAAAAGCAGATGATTG GGGAGCGTCTCTACCGCCTTATCCATGGCATCCACACACAGCTGGCCGGCAAGATCACGGGCATGTTGCTGGAGATTGACAACTCGGAGCTGTTGCTCATGCTGGAGTCCCCAGAGTCCCTCCATGCCAAG GTGGAGGAGGCAGTGGCTGTGCTGCAGGCACACCAGGCCTTGGAGCCCATGCACTGA
- the YWHAB gene encoding 14-3-3 protein beta/alpha, with amino-acid sequence MTMDKSELVQKAKLAEQAERYDDMAAAMKAVTEQGHELSNEERNLLSVAYKNVVGARRSSWRVISSIEQKTERNEKKQQMGKEYREKIEAELQDICNDVLELLDKYLIPNATQPESKVFYLKMKGDYFRYLSEVASGDNKQTTVSNSQQAYQEAFEISKKEMQPTHPIRLGLALNFSVFYYEILNSPEKACSLAKTAFDEAIAELDTLNEESYKDSTLIMQLLRDNLTLWTSENQGDEGDAGEGEN; translated from the exons ATGACCATGGATAAGAGTGAGCTGGTACAGAAAGCCAAACTCGCTGAGCAGGCTGAGCGCTATGATGATATGGCTGCAGCCATGAAGGCTGTCACGGAGCAGGGGCATGAACTCTCCAACGAAGAGAGAAATCTGCTCTCTGTTGCCTACAAGAACGTGGTAGGCGCCCGCCGTTCTTCCTGGCGTGTCATCTCCAGCATTGAACAGAAAACAGAGAGGAATGAGAAGAAGCAGCAGATGGGTAAAGAGTACCGTGAGAAGATTGAGGCAGAGCTGCAGGACATCTGCAATGATGTTCTG GAGCTGTTGGACAAATATCTCATTCCCAATGCTACACAACCAGAAAGTAAGGTGTTCTACttgaaaatgaaaggagattATTTTAGGTATCTTTCTGAGGTGGCATCTGGAGACAATAAGCAAA CCACTGTGTCGAACTCCCAGCAGGCTTACCAGGAAGCATTTGAAATTAGTAAGAAAGAAATGCAGCCTACACACCCAATTCGACTTGGCCTGGCACTTAATTTCTCAGTCTTTTACTATGAGATTCTAAACTCTCCTGAAAAGGCCTGCAGCCTGGCAAAAACG GCATTTGATGAAGCAATTGCTGAATTAGATACACTGAATGAAGAGTCTTACAAAGACAGCACCCTGATCATGCAGTTGCTTAGGGACAATCTCACT cTGTGGACGTCGGAAAACCAGGGAGATGAAGGAGacgctggggagggagagaactAA